From a region of the Verrucomicrobiia bacterium genome:
- a CDS encoding GIY-YIG nuclease family protein: MIQGADYYVYVYIDPRNLEEFYYGKGCGSRKDVHIDAAGNSSKAKRIAAIRKAGEKPVIRVIARGLKEEQAYLIEATLLWKLGKFTTNQVAGHFQEKFRPRDTLHRELPGFDFQNRLYYFNVGERPYRKWEDYRKYKFISAGQGARWRNAILGFHTGDVFAAYLKGHGFVGIGRIKESALRINQVVINSKPLVALCPNMSLNCESAEKSEYVAKVEWIKEVPAEKAKMKWKKGIYTTTHIRASLDRQPETVSYLSEAFGVKFDKILA, translated from the coding sequence ATGATTCAAGGGGCAGACTACTACGTCTATGTTTATATTGATCCTCGAAATCTCGAGGAGTTCTACTATGGCAAGGGGTGCGGTAGCCGAAAGGACGTGCATATAGACGCTGCTGGCAATTCGTCCAAAGCAAAGCGAATTGCTGCGATTCGCAAAGCGGGGGAAAAGCCAGTCATTCGCGTCATCGCCCGTGGCTTGAAAGAAGAACAGGCGTACTTGATTGAAGCGACGCTTCTGTGGAAGCTCGGGAAATTTACAACCAATCAGGTCGCAGGTCATTTCCAGGAGAAGTTTAGGCCACGTGATACACTTCATCGAGAATTACCAGGTTTCGATTTCCAAAATCGTCTCTACTATTTCAACGTGGGCGAACGTCCATACAGGAAATGGGAAGATTATCGTAAGTATAAATTCATTTCTGCGGGGCAGGGTGCGCGATGGCGAAATGCCATTCTCGGCTTTCATACCGGTGACGTGTTCGCAGCATATTTGAAAGGGCATGGATTTGTTGGGATTGGCCGAATCAAGGAGTCAGCACTAAGAATCAATCAGGTTGTGATCAACAGCAAGCCACTCGTTGCTTTGTGCCCGAATATGTCTCTGAATTGCGAATCGGCGGAAAAGTCCGAATACGTGGCGAAGGTGGAATGGATTAAGGAGGTCCCGGCAGAGAAGGCAAAAATGAAATGGAAGAAGGGCATCTATACCACCACGCATATTCGAGCATCCTTGGATCGACAGCCAGAAACCGTTTCATATTTGAGTGAGGCGTTCGGCGTGAAGTTCGATAAAATATTGGCTTGA
- a CDS encoding class II fumarate hydratase → MATRIEKDSMGPLEVPADAYYGVQTQRAVTNFPISGWPLPPRLIHAMGRIKRAAAKTNLDLGLIDKKISDAIVQAATEVVDGKLDAQFPVDIFQTGSGTSTNMNANEVISSRANEILGGKRGDKSPVHPNDHVNLCQSSNDVFPTAIHISVIEAIREELMPSLEHLQKTLAKKAQEFDGVMKIGRTHLQDATPIRLGQEFSGYATQVKYAQDRAEMTMWALDALPLGGTAVGTGLNAHPEFAQRTIEKLSKELGVPLVEEENHFEAAAARDACVEASGQLKTIAVSLAKIANDFRLLGSGPRCGIGELKIPPVQPGSSIMPGKVNPVIAESLIQVCLWVIGADLAVTLGGLQSFFELNVAMPLIGTNMLESVHLLATASRNFADACVKGIEADKERCESLVEQSLAMCTPLAPVIGYDKAAEIAKKAYKEGKTVREVAREMSGLSEQQLSEIFNLHALTEPGIRGKGGE, encoded by the coding sequence ATGGCTACACGAATTGAAAAGGATTCCATGGGGCCGCTGGAGGTGCCGGCGGACGCTTACTACGGCGTGCAGACGCAACGGGCGGTGACGAATTTTCCGATCAGCGGCTGGCCGTTGCCGCCGCGACTTATCCACGCGATGGGCCGCATCAAACGCGCGGCCGCGAAGACCAATCTCGACCTGGGCTTGATCGACAAGAAGATTTCCGATGCCATCGTGCAGGCAGCGACGGAAGTGGTGGATGGGAAACTCGACGCGCAGTTTCCCGTGGACATTTTCCAGACCGGCTCCGGCACTTCGACGAACATGAATGCCAACGAGGTGATTTCGAGCCGGGCCAACGAGATTCTTGGCGGCAAGCGCGGCGACAAGTCGCCCGTACATCCCAACGACCACGTCAATCTCTGCCAGTCCAGCAACGATGTGTTCCCGACGGCGATTCACATTAGCGTGATTGAGGCGATTCGCGAGGAACTGATGCCGTCCTTGGAGCATTTACAGAAGACGCTTGCGAAAAAGGCGCAGGAATTTGACGGTGTGATGAAAATCGGGCGTACGCATTTGCAGGATGCAACGCCGATTCGGCTCGGGCAGGAGTTTTCCGGTTACGCGACCCAGGTCAAGTACGCGCAGGATCGTGCCGAAATGACCATGTGGGCGCTCGATGCGTTACCGCTCGGCGGTACGGCTGTCGGTACTGGATTGAACGCTCACCCAGAATTCGCTCAGCGAACGATTGAAAAGCTCTCCAAAGAGTTGGGAGTTCCGTTGGTCGAAGAAGAGAATCATTTTGAGGCAGCGGCGGCGCGCGATGCGTGCGTGGAGGCGAGCGGTCAACTGAAGACCATCGCGGTGAGCCTGGCGAAAATCGCCAACGACTTTCGGTTGCTGGGCAGCGGTCCGCGCTGCGGTATCGGTGAGTTGAAGATTCCGCCCGTGCAACCCGGCAGCTCGATCATGCCCGGCAAAGTGAATCCCGTCATTGCCGAGAGCCTGATACAGGTTTGCCTTTGGGTGATCGGCGCCGACCTGGCGGTCACACTGGGCGGACTACAGAGCTTCTTCGAGTTGAATGTCGCCATGCCGCTGATTGGGACGAATATGCTGGAGAGTGTGCACCTGCTGGCCACGGCCTCGCGCAACTTCGCCGATGCCTGTGTGAAAGGAATCGAAGCGGACAAGGAGCGCTGCGAATCGCTGGTTGAGCAGAGCCTCGCGATGTGCACCCCACTCGCTCCCGTCATCGGCTACGACAAGGCCGCGGAGATTGCCAAGAAGGCGTACAAGGAAGGCAAGACCGTCCGCGAAGTCGCGCGGGAAATGTCGGGATTGAGTGAGCAACAGCTTAGTGAGATTTTTAACCTTCATGCGTTGACCGAGCCCGGAATTCGAGGGAAGGGCGGGGAGTAA
- the nuoL gene encoding NADH-quinone oxidoreductase subunit L, translating to MNHWLLNYSVDWGMRNGHAPICSVWIILFAPLVAAALITLVTGKSKGLSAALSIGAILLSFALSMGLFLVFAVRHIEHYPHTIQWLAVGNTVRIEFGMITDPLAMLMLLVVTGVGSAIHIYSLGYMKGDPGFSRFFACLSLFTFSMLGIVLSNNFIQIFIFWELVGASSYLLIGFWFEKDSAAEAGKKAFLTTRIGDVGMMLGILWLWSYAGTFNFAEIQAKLPSLGLSPGTLAFIGILIFTGAVGKSAQVPLHVWLPDAMEGPTPVSALIHAATMVAAGVYMLCRVSWLILPSATALTLIAWIGGITAIMAATIAIAQNDIKRILAYSTLSQLGYMVMTVGLGGPTQAMFHLTTHAFFKALLFLGAGSVIIALHHEQDIWKMGGLWKKTPITFWTFLIGTLALAGVPPLSGFYSKDEILLLAFEKSLPLFIMAITTAFLTAYYMGREVFVVFFGRPRDRHAYDHAHESPLVMTLPLVFLALLSIVAGWHGRVPEFLGALPETGHHSALLTGGLIAVPLFGFLLAATIYWKPEPSDAPVKTALGKIWTLVENKYYFDELYAWLVKYVQGTIATICDLFDRWILQRLGIGGLSLGTGLLGKTVRLLQTGSISGYAFLVGLGVTVIIYCVVVR from the coding sequence ATGAACCACTGGCTTCTCAATTATAGCGTCGATTGGGGGATGCGGAATGGCCATGCGCCTATCTGCTCCGTGTGGATCATTCTCTTTGCGCCCCTCGTGGCTGCGGCCTTGATCACACTCGTTACGGGCAAATCGAAGGGACTGAGCGCCGCACTCTCCATCGGTGCGATACTGCTCAGCTTTGCGCTCTCCATGGGACTGTTCCTCGTGTTCGCCGTCAGGCACATCGAACATTATCCGCATACGATTCAATGGCTCGCCGTTGGTAATACCGTCCGCATTGAGTTCGGGATGATCACCGACCCGCTGGCCATGTTGATGCTTTTGGTCGTCACGGGCGTTGGCTCGGCGATTCACATCTATTCGCTGGGTTACATGAAAGGCGATCCGGGATTCTCGCGTTTCTTCGCGTGCCTGTCCTTGTTCACCTTTTCGATGCTCGGGATTGTGCTCTCGAATAATTTCATCCAGATTTTCATCTTCTGGGAACTGGTCGGCGCGAGCAGTTATCTGCTGATCGGCTTTTGGTTTGAGAAGGACAGCGCGGCGGAAGCGGGGAAGAAGGCATTTCTGACCACGCGCATCGGCGACGTCGGCATGATGCTTGGCATTCTTTGGTTATGGTCGTATGCCGGGACATTCAATTTCGCGGAGATACAGGCCAAGTTGCCGTCGCTGGGATTGTCGCCGGGAACGTTGGCGTTTATCGGTATCCTGATCTTTACAGGCGCGGTCGGAAAGAGCGCTCAGGTGCCGTTGCATGTCTGGTTGCCGGACGCGATGGAAGGCCCGACGCCGGTGTCGGCATTGATTCATGCCGCGACGATGGTGGCGGCGGGCGTGTACATGCTCTGCCGCGTGTCGTGGCTGATTCTGCCGAGCGCGACGGCGTTGACGTTGATCGCGTGGATCGGCGGTATCACCGCCATCATGGCGGCGACGATCGCCATCGCGCAGAACGACATCAAACGCATCCTCGCGTACTCGACGCTTTCGCAACTCGGTTACATGGTGATGACCGTTGGTCTCGGCGGGCCGACACAGGCGATGTTCCACCTGACCACGCACGCGTTCTTCAAGGCGCTGCTGTTCCTCGGCGCGGGCAGCGTCATCATCGCGCTCCATCACGAACAGGATATATGGAAAATGGGCGGGTTATGGAAGAAGACGCCGATCACGTTCTGGACATTCCTGATCGGCACGCTGGCGCTGGCGGGTGTGCCACCGTTGAGCGGGTTTTATAGCAAGGATGAAATCTTGCTATTGGCCTTCGAGAAGAGCCTGCCGTTATTCATCATGGCAATCACGACGGCATTCCTGACGGCCTACTACATGGGACGCGAGGTGTTCGTCGTGTTCTTCGGTCGGCCGCGTGACCGGCATGCTTACGATCACGCGCATGAGTCACCTTTGGTAATGACGCTGCCGCTGGTATTCCTGGCGCTGCTTTCGATTGTCGCTGGCTGGCACGGCCGGGTGCCCGAATTTTTGGGGGCTCTGCCGGAGACCGGGCATCATTCCGCGTTGCTGACGGGTGGCTTGATAGCTGTACCGTTGTTTGGTTTTCTCCTGGCGGCGACGATTTATTGGAAACCGGAGCCAAGCGATGCGCCGGTAAAGACCGCGCTCGGGAAAATCTGGACGCTCGTGGAGAACAAATACTACTTCGATGAATTGTACGCGTGGTTGGTGAAGTACGTCCAGGGCACCATCGCGACGATCTGCGATCTATTCGACCGCTGGATACTCCAGCGGCTCGGCATCGGCGGCCTGTCGCTCGGCACGGGATTGCTAGGTAAGACCGTCCGCCTGCTCCAAACCGGCAGCATCTCCGGTTACGCCTTCCTCGTCGGCCTCGGCGTGACGGTGATCATTTATTGTGTGGTGGTGAGATAA
- a CDS encoding NADH-quinone oxidoreductase subunit I, with translation MQVQRPKLTIWERTYLPQILHGLWLTFRHIFRPAFTRQYPEEKPPLHGAYRGAPTLVKDPEGRIKCVSCQLCEFVCPPKAIRITPGTRPDGTADENVEKVPKEFVIDMLRCIYCGYCEEVCPEEAIFLKRDFAIAGYKREELQFNMEKLLELGGIQEDSVWKWKYKGAPPPDVPAAPKREAKIS, from the coding sequence ATGCAGGTTCAACGTCCAAAACTGACAATTTGGGAGCGAACCTATCTCCCGCAGATTCTGCACGGGTTGTGGCTGACGTTTCGCCACATCTTTCGGCCGGCCTTTACGCGTCAATATCCCGAAGAGAAGCCGCCACTGCACGGCGCCTATCGCGGCGCGCCGACACTCGTGAAGGATCCCGAGGGCCGGATCAAGTGTGTTTCGTGCCAGTTGTGCGAGTTCGTCTGTCCGCCGAAGGCGATTCGCATCACGCCTGGCACGCGCCCGGACGGCACGGCAGATGAAAACGTTGAGAAAGTGCCCAAAGAGTTTGTGATCGACATGCTGCGGTGCATTTACTGCGGCTACTGCGAAGAGGTTTGTCCCGAAGAAGCCATTTTTCTGAAGCGTGATTTTGCGATCGCGGGTTACAAGCGCGAGGAGTTGCAATTCAACATGGAGAAGCTGCTGGAATTGGGCGGTATCCAGGAAGATTCGGTTTGGAAATGGAAGTACAAGGGCGCGCCGCCACCGGATGTGCCGGCAGCGCCGAAGCGGGAGGCGAAAATTTCGTAG
- a CDS encoding four helix bundle protein — translation MNAQRSTLNAQRSSNGKSYDLEDRLLEYGADVIRLVERVPRTQAGSHVAGQLLRSATSPLSNHGEAQAAESVDDFIHKLSLCLKELKESRRWLRLVKRVPLLKPETQVDALLDETEQLIRIFSTSIRTAQKRKLDGKRGSTLR, via the coding sequence ATGAACGCTCAACGTTCAACGCTCAACGCCCAACGCTCAAGTAACGGCAAGAGCTATGACCTCGAAGATCGGCTATTAGAATACGGCGCTGATGTGATTCGTTTGGTGGAGCGTGTGCCTAGGACGCAAGCGGGAAGCCATGTCGCCGGGCAGTTATTGAGGTCAGCCACATCACCCCTGTCGAATCACGGCGAAGCGCAAGCTGCGGAGTCTGTTGACGATTTTATCCATAAGCTGAGTCTTTGTTTGAAGGAATTGAAGGAGTCCCGTCGTTGGTTGCGGCTGGTTAAACGCGTTCCATTGCTCAAGCCAGAGACGCAAGTTGACGCACTTCTCGATGAGACGGAGCAACTCATCCGGATTTTTTCCACCAGCATCCGAACGGCGCAGAAACGGAAACTTGACGGCAAACGCGGCAGTACTTTGCGTTGA
- the nuoK gene encoding NADH-quinone oxidoreductase subunit NuoK: protein MTSALTLNHYLIVSGLLFALGIAGVIIRRNALVIYMALEMNLNAANLALIAFSKFNKIVEGQILVFFIIAIAAAEVAVGLAIIVALYRRKQTISVDELTTMRL from the coding sequence ATGACCAGTGCGCTCACGCTCAATCACTATTTGATCGTCAGCGGTCTGCTGTTTGCGCTCGGCATCGCGGGCGTGATCATTCGTCGCAATGCGCTGGTCATCTACATGGCGCTGGAAATGAACCTCAACGCCGCCAACCTGGCCCTGATCGCGTTCTCCAAGTTCAACAAGATCGTCGAGGGGCAAATCCTGGTGTTCTTCATCATTGCCATCGCCGCGGCCGAGGTGGCCGTAGGCCTGGCGATCATTGTCGCGCTATACCGCCGCAAGCAAACCATCAGCGTCGATGAGTTGACGACCATGCGGCTATGA
- the nuoH gene encoding NADH-quinone oxidoreductase subunit NuoH — protein sequence MIAFLLIHLIKIAVVVWVMLTIVAYTVLAERKVCAWMQDRIGPNRVGPMGLLQPLADGLKFAFKEDVLSHHVNKVYFTLAPMISMVPALITIAVVPWGSQLVIPGLAEPVKGVIADLNVGILFVFAISSLGVYGIVLAGWASNSKYPFLGSIRSSAQMISYEVCLGLSVVPVFMQVGSLNLSRVVEYQAHHVWLGFCQPLSFFIFVVSAFAETNRLPFDLPEAEQELVGGYHTEYSSMKFAMFFLGEYAAMFVASALMVTLFFGGWSLPFAPFNAPAQTLVVGLAHIGIFLAKVCGFLFFYIWVRWTIPRFRYDQLMALGWKLFIPLTLLNILISGVVLTVMSK from the coding sequence ATGATTGCATTCCTCCTCATCCATCTCATTAAGATCGCTGTTGTGGTCTGGGTGATGTTGACCATCGTGGCGTACACGGTGCTGGCGGAACGCAAAGTGTGCGCGTGGATGCAGGACCGCATCGGGCCGAATCGTGTCGGGCCGATGGGCCTGCTGCAACCACTGGCCGACGGACTGAAATTCGCGTTCAAGGAAGACGTGTTGTCGCATCACGTCAACAAGGTGTATTTCACGCTGGCGCCAATGATCTCGATGGTACCCGCGTTGATCACGATCGCGGTGGTGCCGTGGGGGAGCCAGTTGGTGATTCCCGGATTGGCGGAACCGGTCAAGGGCGTAATTGCGGACTTGAATGTCGGCATCCTCTTCGTGTTCGCCATTTCCTCGCTGGGTGTTTACGGCATTGTGCTGGCGGGCTGGGCGAGCAACTCGAAGTATCCGTTTCTGGGCAGCATTCGCTCCAGCGCGCAGATGATTTCGTACGAAGTGTGCCTCGGGCTGAGCGTGGTGCCGGTGTTCATGCAGGTTGGTTCCCTTAATTTGTCGCGCGTGGTCGAATACCAGGCCCATCACGTGTGGTTGGGATTTTGTCAGCCCCTCTCCTTTTTCATTTTTGTCGTGAGCGCGTTTGCCGAGACCAATCGCTTGCCGTTCGATTTGCCGGAGGCGGAGCAGGAACTCGTCGGTGGTTATCACACCGAATACAGCTCGATGAAATTCGCGATGTTTTTTCTGGGCGAGTACGCGGCCATGTTCGTGGCCTCAGCGCTGATGGTGACGTTGTTTTTCGGTGGCTGGTCGCTGCCCTTCGCTCCATTCAACGCGCCGGCCCAGACGCTGGTCGTGGGCCTCGCGCACATCGGTATCTTTCTGGCAAAAGTGTGCGGATTCCTGTTTTTTTACATCTGGGTGCGGTGGACCATTCCGCGATTTCGCTATGACCAGTTGATGGCCCTGGGATGGAAGTTGTTCATCCCGCTAACGCTCTTGAACATTTTGATTTCGGGCGTCGTGTTAACTGTGATGAGCAAGTAA
- a CDS encoding NADH-quinone oxidoreductase subunit M, with amino-acid sequence MDILLGIAVLLPLTTAFLLFLFPANRPSAIRALAMFATGVSLLITLVLFANFNRHDSGYQFVWGMSWLPSYGCSLKFGVDGISMTLLLLVGFVSFCGAFVSSEIHEREKEYYILFLALTSGISGTFCTLDLFFFYFFYEMAVIPMYLLIGVWGSLPPGKHGRTKEYATMKLTLYLTAGAVLALIGLLAIYSISGTTDIEKLQHNWVASSTQMWVFPCLLFGFGFLASMWPFHTWSPLGYAAAPTAASMMHAGVLKKLGAYGIIRLALPLLPEGARHWANLLAVLACFNILYAGWVALTQKDWKFVIGYSSVSHMGYIFLGIAALNVVGVSGAVLLMFAHGIMAALTFSLIGFFYHQTHNRFVPDLSGLARKIPFIGVCMVMAVMASSGLPGFANFVSELMVFLGAWHQGSTLFRVATICAVWGIVVTATYLLWAVRTSFFGPFDEKWSMLKDAITFKQKFPYALLLAVLLTVGFYPRLLTDIIKQSVATFVPADSDRGAAVAPVANLTKGPE; translated from the coding sequence ATGGACATTCTTCTAGGCATCGCAGTTTTGCTGCCGCTTACGACGGCGTTTCTCCTCTTTCTGTTTCCCGCGAATCGGCCAAGTGCAATTCGGGCGCTGGCGATGTTTGCAACGGGGGTGTCGCTGCTGATCACGCTGGTGTTGTTTGCGAATTTCAATCGGCATGATAGTGGGTATCAGTTCGTGTGGGGTATGAGCTGGTTGCCGAGTTATGGGTGCTCGCTCAAGTTCGGTGTAGACGGCATTTCGATGACGTTGCTGTTGCTGGTCGGATTCGTGTCGTTCTGCGGGGCGTTTGTATCCAGCGAAATTCATGAGCGGGAGAAGGAGTATTACATTCTGTTTCTCGCGCTGACGTCGGGGATTAGCGGGACGTTTTGCACGCTGGATTTGTTCTTCTTTTACTTTTTCTACGAGATGGCGGTGATCCCGATGTATCTGCTGATCGGTGTGTGGGGTTCGCTGCCGCCGGGCAAACACGGACGCACGAAAGAGTACGCGACGATGAAGTTGACGCTGTACCTGACTGCGGGCGCGGTGCTGGCGCTGATCGGGTTGCTGGCGATTTATTCGATCAGTGGAACAACGGACATCGAGAAGCTGCAGCACAACTGGGTGGCGAGTAGCACGCAGATGTGGGTCTTCCCGTGCTTGCTTTTTGGATTCGGTTTTCTCGCCTCGATGTGGCCGTTTCATACGTGGTCGCCACTTGGGTATGCGGCGGCACCGACAGCAGCATCGATGATGCACGCGGGCGTGCTGAAAAAGCTGGGCGCGTACGGCATCATTCGGCTCGCGCTGCCGCTGCTGCCGGAAGGCGCGCGGCATTGGGCGAACCTGCTGGCGGTTCTCGCTTGCTTCAACATTCTTTACGCGGGCTGGGTGGCCCTGACACAGAAGGACTGGAAGTTCGTCATCGGCTACAGCTCGGTGAGCCACATGGGCTACATTTTCCTCGGCATCGCGGCGCTGAATGTCGTTGGCGTTAGCGGCGCGGTGTTGCTGATGTTCGCGCATGGGATCATGGCGGCGCTGACCTTCTCGTTGATCGGCTTTTTCTACCATCAGACGCATAATCGTTTTGTGCCGGACCTGAGCGGCCTCGCGCGGAAGATCCCGTTCATTGGCGTGTGCATGGTCATGGCCGTCATGGCTTCGAGCGGATTGCCGGGGTTTGCTAATTTTGTGAGTGAATTGATGGTCTTCCTCGGCGCATGGCACCAGGGGTCAACGTTGTTTCGTGTGGCGACCATCTGCGCGGTGTGGGGGATTGTTGTGACGGCGACCTATTTGTTGTGGGCGGTGCGGACGAGTTTCTTCGGCCCGTTCGATGAGAAGTGGTCGATGCTCAAGGACGCGATCACGTTCAAGCAGAAGTTCCCGTACGCGTTGCTGCTCGCGGTCTTGCTGACGGTTGGGTTCTATCCCCGATTGTTGACGGACATTATCAAGCAGAGCGTGGCGACGTTTGTGCCGGCGGACAGCGACCGCGGTGCCGCCGTCGCCCCGGTAGCAAATTTGACGAAGGGGCCGGAATGA
- a CDS encoding NADH-quinone oxidoreductase subunit J, with amino-acid sequence MNIHDLLFWFFSIAMLVCGLLVITSRNPVTSAMFLVLLFVFMAGLFLLLEALFIAAIQILVYAGAVMVLFLFVIMLLDIKASERRKFKVLGVVGGIAVGLAFVWELAIILRQSVRPLASGGAELHGGLEEVVKPFFAHYMLPFEVIALLLLVSMVGVVLLSKKELK; translated from the coding sequence ATGAACATACACGACTTGTTATTCTGGTTTTTTAGCATCGCGATGCTGGTGTGCGGGCTGTTGGTGATTACCAGCCGCAATCCTGTCACGAGCGCGATGTTTTTAGTGCTGCTGTTTGTATTCATGGCGGGGCTCTTTCTCTTGTTGGAGGCCCTGTTTATCGCAGCCATCCAGATTCTGGTATATGCCGGCGCCGTGATGGTGCTTTTCCTCTTCGTCATCATGCTGCTCGACATCAAGGCCAGCGAGCGGCGGAAGTTCAAAGTTCTCGGCGTGGTCGGCGGAATTGCTGTCGGTCTGGCGTTCGTGTGGGAACTGGCGATCATCCTGAGACAGTCAGTGAGACCGTTGGCAAGTGGCGGCGCGGAGCTGCATGGCGGTTTGGAAGAAGTCGTCAAACCGTTCTTCGCGCACTACATGCTGCCGTTTGAAGTGATCGCTCTTTTGCTGCTGGTGTCGATGGTCGGGGTGGTGTTGCTCTCGAAGAAGGAGCTCAAATGA
- a CDS encoding NADH-quinone oxidoreductase subunit N, with protein sequence MISLYAIQLECLLAIWGILILLVDAFSPIPNKRTIGYMAAAFVAVALLYSFVLMPVNQPLFNGMYRFDVFALYFKRLFLLALTMVLVMAAEFSPRIESGVAEFYALLMFCAVGMLLIASVNDFILLFVALELVTITFYVLASYLRRQIPSLEAGTKYLILGALSSGFTVYGIAYIFGTTGTTNFDKVSAQLSTLGSQPPLAFTFGMLLVLTGLGFKIASVPFQIWAPDVYQGAPTPVTAFLAVGSKAAGFALLLRVLFAGLLPVRGIWGPLLLVLAGATLLYGNLGAIPQHNIKRLLGYSSIGHAGYMLMGIAAGNALGASAVLFYLGQYAFTNLCAFLAIIATTAVTGSDEIASFSGLGKRSPILGLALFLSMMSLAGVPPLSGFFGKFQLFAAVIQRAQTDWHYYVLAGIGAVAVVISLYFYLGIGRAIYMQEAEDASPIPVSRPMQWALYVCMVAMIGLGIYQLPLVNASIMAAKVFVLH encoded by the coding sequence ATGATCAGCCTCTACGCCATCCAGTTGGAATGTCTCCTAGCGATTTGGGGAATCCTGATTCTCCTGGTGGATGCTTTCAGCCCGATTCCGAACAAGCGGACGATCGGTTACATGGCGGCGGCATTTGTGGCCGTGGCGTTGTTGTACAGTTTCGTGCTCATGCCGGTCAATCAGCCGCTCTTCAACGGGATGTATCGGTTCGACGTGTTTGCCCTGTACTTCAAGCGGCTGTTCCTGTTGGCGTTGACGATGGTGCTGGTGATGGCGGCGGAATTTTCGCCGCGCATCGAGTCGGGTGTGGCGGAGTTCTACGCGCTGCTGATGTTTTGCGCGGTGGGAATGTTGCTCATTGCGTCGGTGAACGATTTTATTTTGCTGTTCGTGGCGCTCGAACTGGTCACGATCACATTCTATGTGCTCGCCAGCTATCTGCGGCGGCAGATCCCGTCGCTGGAAGCGGGCACGAAATATCTGATTCTCGGCGCATTATCCAGCGGCTTCACGGTTTACGGGATCGCGTATATTTTCGGGACAACCGGAACGACGAACTTCGACAAGGTCAGCGCGCAACTCTCAACACTTGGCTCGCAACCGCCGCTGGCCTTCACGTTTGGGATGCTGCTGGTGCTGACGGGACTCGGTTTCAAGATCGCCAGCGTGCCGTTCCAAATCTGGGCGCCGGACGTTTATCAGGGCGCGCCAACGCCGGTGACGGCGTTTCTTGCGGTGGGCAGCAAAGCGGCGGGATTCGCGCTGCTGCTGCGCGTGCTGTTTGCCGGGCTTCTGCCGGTGCGCGGCATTTGGGGACCGTTGTTGCTTGTATTGGCCGGCGCGACGCTTCTGTATGGCAATCTGGGTGCGATTCCACAGCACAACATCAAACGACTGCTGGGCTATTCGTCCATCGGCCATGCCGGCTACATGCTGATGGGCATCGCGGCCGGAAATGCGCTCGGCGCGAGCGCGGTGCTGTTTTACCTTGGGCAATACGCGTTTACGAACCTGTGCGCGTTTCTCGCGATCATTGCCACGACCGCGGTGACGGGGAGCGATGAGATCGCCAGTTTCTCGGGACTGGGTAAACGCTCGCCGATCCTTGGGTTGGCGCTGTTCTTATCGATGATGTCACTGGCGGGTGTGCCTCCGCTGAGTGGGTTCTTTGGGAAGTTCCAGTTGTTTGCCGCCGTGATTCAACGGGCGCAGACCGATTGGCATTACTATGTGCTGGCGGGCATCGGCGCAGTGGCGGTGGTGATCTCACTCTATTTTTACCTCGGTATTGGGCGTGCGATTTATATGCAGGAGGCGGAAGATGCCTCGCCGATTCCTGTAAGCCGGCCGATGCAGTGGGCGCTGTACGTCTGCATGGTAGCGATGATTGGGTTGGGAATTTACCAGCTCCCGCTCGTCAACGCCTCGATAATGGCTGCAAAGGTCTTTGTCTTGCATTAA
- a CDS encoding VOC family protein: MHPKVNRINVVFLYAQDLAKLRPFYEKAFDLTEPLVDAKWWVEYGLGDGSHLALHQADAAHFEGANRLKNTVKFSVDVSDIEHFIKKLTNLGAVFHYGPRLEYGFYLAEFEDPEGNCVRLYQKVGNK; the protein is encoded by the coding sequence ATGCACCCGAAGGTCAATCGGATCAACGTCGTTTTTCTCTACGCGCAGGATCTGGCGAAGTTGCGCCCCTTTTACGAAAAGGCGTTCGATCTCACCGAGCCGTTGGTCGATGCGAAATGGTGGGTGGAGTACGGGCTGGGGGACGGCTCCCACCTCGCGCTGCATCAGGCCGACGCGGCGCATTTCGAGGGTGCCAATCGTCTAAAGAACACCGTCAAATTCAGCGTCGATGTCAGTGATATCGAGCATTTCATCAAGAAGCTGACTAATCTCGGCGCGGTATTTCACTATGGTCCACGGCTGGAATACGGTTTTTACCTTGCCGAGTTCGAAGACCCCGAAGGCAACTGCGTCCGATTATATCAAAAGGTCGGAAACAAATGA